CGTGCACGGTGTGAGGTCGGACCCCTGCGTCATCGGCCCGGCTGCGGTCTCTCCGCAGTCCGGAACCGATCGGATGATCGACGCCGGGGCCTGCCACGCTCTTCAGCGCGGCTACTTGAGATCCGCCGTGGCGCCCTGCTCTTCGAGCTTGGCCTTGATCTCCTCCGCCTCCTCCTTGGACACGCCTTCCTTGACGGGTCCGGGGGCGTTGTCGACGACGGCTTTCGCCTCCTTGAGACCCAGGCTCGTCACTTCGCGCACAACCTTGATCACCTGGATCTTCTTGCTGCCCACCGCCGTGAGGACGACATCGAACTCCGTCTGCTCCTCCTCGGCGGCGTCCCCTGCGCCGCCGGGAGCGGCGGCGACGGCGACCGGCGC
The Candidatus Palauibacter polyketidifaciens genome window above contains:
- the rplL gene encoding 50S ribosomal protein L7/L12, with protein sequence MSKIDDLLQQIGSLTVLEAAELKDKMEETFGVSASAPVAVAAAPGGAGDAAEEEQTEFDVVLTAVGSKKIQVIKVVREVTSLGLKEAKAVVDNAPGPVKEGVSKEEAEEIKAKLEEQGATADLK